TTCGGCCAACGGTCCGCGGCGTTGCGATGAATCCGGTCGATCACCCGCACGGCGGCGGCGAAGGCAAGACCTCCGGTGGTCGCCATCCCGTCACGCCATGGGGCGTAAAGACCAAGGGCTACAAGACCCGGCACAACAAGCGAACTGCCGGAATGATCGTGCGTCGGCGCGACAAGAAGTAACGACAGGTACCGTCAAAGGATTTTGAATCGTGGCACGTTCCGTAAAAAAGGGGCCGTTTATCGATCTGCATCTGGCCAACAAGGTCAGGGTGGCGGTCGGCACCAATAATCGTCGGCCAATCAAGACATGGTCGAGACGTTCGACGATCCTGCCGGAAATGGTAGGTCTCACGATTGCCATTCATAACGGGCGCGACCACATCCCGGTGCTGATTACCGAGAACATGGTCGGCCACAAGCTCGGCGAATTTGCCGTAACCCGGACCTTCAAGGGGCACTCGGGCGACAAGAAGACCAAGGCTGCAGGTTAAGGATCCGGATATGCAGGTTTCAGCCACATTGAAGTACGCGCGCATCTCGCCGCAGAAGTGCCGGCTGGTTGCCGATGCCATTCGCGGCAAGTCGGTTGCCGGTGCCAAGCAGATCCTGGAGCTGATGCCGAAGAAGGGCGCTCTTCTGCTGAAGAAGGTACTCGATTCGGCTATCGCCAACGCAGAACACAATAACGCGGCAGATATCGACGAGTTGAGGGTATCTACCGTCTTCGTGAATGAAGCGCCGCGACTGCGTCGGTTCCGCGCTTCCGCGAAGGGTCGGGCTTCGCCTCGCCAGAAGCGCAGCAGTCATATCACCATACAAGTC
This genomic stretch from Chromatiales bacterium harbors:
- the rpsS gene encoding 30S ribosomal protein S19, translating into MARSVKKGPFIDLHLANKVRVAVGTNNRRPIKTWSRRSTILPEMVGLTIAIHNGRDHIPVLITENMVGHKLGEFAVTRTFKGHSGDKKTKAAG
- the rplV gene encoding 50S ribosomal protein L22, yielding MQVSATLKYARISPQKCRLVADAIRGKSVAGAKQILELMPKKGALLLKKVLDSAIANAEHNNAADIDELRVSTVFVNEAPRLRRFRASAKGRASPRQKRSSHITIQVADE